DNA from Pseudomonas putida:
TTTGGCCTGCTGTTGCAGGGCGCGGCCCTTGTCGGTCAGATGCACCATCACCACCCGTTCATCCTCGCGGCTGCGATTGCGCTGCAACAGGCCTTCGCTTTCCAGGCGCTTGAGCAGCGGGGTCAGCGACCCTGGGTCGGTCAGCAGATGCTGGCTGATTTCGCCCACGGTCAGGCCGTCACGCTCCCACAACACGAGCATGGCCAGGTATTGCGGGTAGGTCAGGCCCAGCGCCTGCAGCAGCGGTTTGTAGACCTTGGTCATCAGCAACGAGGTGGAGTGCAGGGCGAAGCAGACCTGGTTGTCCAGCAGCAGCTCGTCACAGGATGCGTGGGTGTCGGCGTTCATGCAGGTCCTTCAAGGTAATCAATGGGAAATTCTGGCACGCTGATCATTAGTGCGCGCATTACTCGCGCAGTTCACTGCGTAAAGCCAGGTCCCAGGGTGGAATCGGGCTGAAGCGGCTCTTGAGGAATTCGAGCAGCAAACGGCTGCGAGAGTTCGTTTCGTGTTCCAGGCGTAGCGCGTAAATACCACTGCTCTCGGCTTCCGGCAGGCCGCCCTCGCAAAACAACGGGATCAACTCGCCGCGCAGCAGGTATTCGCTGATGAGCCAGGTGGGCAGGTGGGCTATGCCTAAGCCGGCGAGGGCGCCGAACAACAGGGTTTCGGCGTTGTTGGCGGCCATGCGCATGCGTGCGGGGCGGTACAGGCGGGTTTGCCCGGCTACGCTGAAGCGCCAGGCAAACGGCGGCGCTAGGCCGTCCCAGTCCAGCCCGTCATGCCCTGGCAGTTCGCTGGGGCAGGTGGGTATGCCGCGGCTTGCCAGGTAGGCGGGGCTGGCACAGGCGATACGCACCATGTAGGCCAGCGGCGTGGCGACCAGGCGGGTGTCGGCCAAGGGGCCGGCGCGCAGTACCAGGTCGACCTCGCCCAGGTGGCTGCCATGCAGATCGACGAAGCTGTCGATCAGGCGCAGTTGCACGTCCAGGCCTGGGTAGGCCACCAGGAAGTCGGCAATCGCCGGGGCCAGGTGGCGGCGGCCGAACGCGGCGGGGGCGTCAATGCGGATCAGCCCTTCGGGGGCGTTGCTCAGCGACACCGCTTCGGCTCGGGCCAGGCGCAGTTCCTCGATGATGCGCCTGGCCCGCTCGGCAAATGCATTGCCGGCAGGAGTGGCCCTCACGGCGTGGGTGCTACGAGTGAACAGGCGGCTGCCGACGGCACTTTCAAGGTTGTCGATGCGCCGGGCTACCGCAGAAGGCGTCAGCGGGTGGCGACGAGCGGCGGCAGAAAAGCTGCCGGTTTCCAGCACATCGAGGAACAGGCTCAGTTGGTCGGTCAGGGTATCGGGGCTCATGGCTGCCTTGCTTTTGCGAAAAGCGCACAGCCATTGTGCGCTGCTGTGCGTTTCCCCGCCAGCGCACAGTCGTTAGCATGCTGGCATTATTGGCACTGGCGGGCGAGGCCCTGATGATCGAGTGGTTGTTGTATATCGTACTGGGTGCAGCCCTGGGCACCA
Protein-coding regions in this window:
- a CDS encoding LysR family transcriptional regulator → MSPDTLTDQLSLFLDVLETGSFSAAARRHPLTPSAVARRIDNLESAVGSRLFTRSTHAVRATPAGNAFAERARRIIEELRLARAEAVSLSNAPEGLIRIDAPAAFGRRHLAPAIADFLVAYPGLDVQLRLIDSFVDLHGSHLGEVDLVLRAGPLADTRLVATPLAYMVRIACASPAYLASRGIPTCPSELPGHDGLDWDGLAPPFAWRFSVAGQTRLYRPARMRMAANNAETLLFGALAGLGIAHLPTWLISEYLLRGELIPLFCEGGLPEAESSGIYALRLEHETNSRSRLLLEFLKSRFSPIPPWDLALRSELRE
- a CDS encoding MarR family winged helix-turn-helix transcriptional regulator, which encodes MNADTHASCDELLLDNQVCFALHSTSLLMTKVYKPLLQALGLTYPQYLAMLVLWERDGLTVGEISQHLLTDPGSLTPLLKRLESEGLLQRNRSREDERVVMVHLTDKGRALQQQAKQVPQCILKASGRTLEQLQQLQADLLDLRESLQKNL